From one Verrucomicrobiales bacterium genomic stretch:
- a CDS encoding DUF3341 domain-containing protein: MADSNIDYTVKLGLLAEYDSPAALMHAAEKFRDAGYRRWDVFSPYPVHGMDDAMGLGNSKVGWFTFIGGLSGYTLGMIMIWWMNAYDYPIGVGGKPLFSPIFSFPVAYECTILLGAFGSLGGMFILNKLPRHYNPLFKKERFSKATHDAFFLFVETADPKYSDTETRKLLESTGIKQIEEVRD, encoded by the coding sequence ATGGCTGATTCGAATATCGATTATACGGTGAAGCTCGGCTTGTTGGCCGAGTACGATTCTCCTGCAGCGCTGATGCATGCAGCCGAGAAGTTTCGCGACGCGGGTTATCGTCGCTGGGATGTCTTCTCGCCCTACCCGGTTCACGGGATGGACGACGCCATGGGTTTGGGGAACTCCAAGGTGGGCTGGTTTACCTTCATCGGAGGGTTGAGCGGCTACACGTTGGGAATGATCATGATCTGGTGGATGAACGCTTACGACTATCCGATCGGCGTTGGCGGCAAGCCCCTGTTTAGTCCCATCTTCTCATTCCCGGTGGCATACGAATGCACGATTCTCTTGGGGGCGTTTGGATCCTTGGGAGGCATGTTCATCCTGAACAAGCTGCCCCGGCATTACAATCCGCTGTTCAAGAAGGAGAGGTTTTCGAAGGCGACGCATGACGCGTTTTTCCTGTTTGTGGAGACCGCTGATCCCAAGTATTCCGACACCGAAACACGCAAGCTGCTTGAGTCGACCGGGATCAAGCAAATCGAGGAAGTGAGGGACTAA